In Gemmata obscuriglobus, a single genomic region encodes these proteins:
- a CDS encoding IS5/IS1182 family transposase yields the protein MTNYEKLCRKPLLFRMFTGLSAAEFDQLVADLEPVWLARKAERAAGRPRQRKPGAGRPVKLLFTERLLMVLLYYRVYVPQEFVGFLFGVDKGTVSRGVQELGLCMAGVFRIPERQVRIDPDDLVAVFVDATEQPVNRPSRRQRRSYSGKKKRHTVTHQVVVTRKRKEPGDKQKVRIKAVSKAAKGRVHDKKMYDQSRLRIAPEVPKSGDSGYQGSNLRVPRKKPRNGALSDEEKRSNRRLARERIVAEHGIGKMKIWRIAADRYRNPPRRHTVMMKNVAELHNRMYG from the coding sequence ATGACGAATTACGAGAAGTTGTGTCGTAAGCCGTTGTTGTTCCGGATGTTCACGGGGTTGTCGGCCGCCGAGTTCGACCAGTTGGTGGCAGATCTCGAACCCGTGTGGCTCGCCCGCAAGGCCGAACGAGCCGCGGGCCGCCCGCGCCAACGCAAGCCCGGGGCCGGGCGCCCGGTGAAGCTGCTGTTCACCGAACGGCTGCTGATGGTGTTGCTGTACTATCGGGTGTACGTCCCGCAGGAGTTCGTCGGGTTCTTGTTCGGGGTCGATAAGGGAACCGTCTCTCGTGGCGTTCAGGAACTGGGACTGTGCATGGCCGGGGTGTTCCGCATCCCCGAGCGCCAGGTGCGGATCGATCCGGACGATCTGGTCGCGGTGTTCGTGGACGCGACCGAGCAACCGGTCAACCGCCCGAGTCGGAGGCAGCGGCGCAGCTACTCGGGGAAGAAGAAGCGTCACACGGTGACGCACCAGGTGGTGGTGACGCGCAAGCGAAAGGAGCCGGGGGACAAGCAGAAGGTGCGGATCAAGGCGGTGTCGAAGGCGGCCAAGGGTCGCGTTCACGACAAGAAGATGTACGACCAGTCGCGGCTGCGAATCGCCCCCGAAGTACCGAAGTCGGGTGACAGCGGGTACCAGGGGAGCAACCTGCGGGTGCCCAGGAAGAAGCCGAGGAACGGTGCGCTGAGCGACGAGGAGAAGCGATCCAATCGGCGCTTGGCACGGGAGCGGATCGTGGCCGAGCACGGGATCGGGAAGATGAAGATCTGGCGGATCGCGGCGGACCGGTACCGCAACCCGCCGCGCCGGCACACGGTCATGATGAAGAATGTGGCCGAGCTCCACAACCGCATGTACGGCTAA
- a CDS encoding GP88 family protein, whose amino-acid sequence MRNESNDAHPRRPLRFFASGNAKLAPGIWTFSLPAGHSCPFARQCQSRADRQSGRIKDGRHTTFRCYAAMGEARHSSVRRSRWHNLEQLRACHSSAEMTRLILDSLSVFCTVLRVHDSGDFFSLAYMSAWVAAARSRANTTFYFYTKSLRYWLAHRDDIGDGYPKVSLPLTCIADREFFFTVCAQGRVHTNLTNLSRELRPFVRHAGRPLWAADVANSQPLLMALTLRADAAIDPGLAAYTQWLAAPHTPPPNPSQSPLPYVGTYSGGSQSDLDRFLEVCVEGQLYERLMDRTGYDRATVKEKFFAVAYGKPEQAATTRVGQAFAAEFPAAWAAVREVNGRDNAAVARRMQAVESYICVLRTCARLMAEFPDAPMYTLHDGLPSQCLGFLFSVVGGPLSVEEHVLSQRIIQLSDSARRCVGNKPSSSRNSALKPNVIARRRSGSKPNSHDCGRSRTERKSPRIARPRSRPLMPPSPRCARNSPQR is encoded by the coding sequence TTGCGCAACGAGTCTAATGACGCTCACCCACGCAGGCCGCTTCGGTTTTTCGCGTCCGGGAACGCTAAACTGGCCCCGGGCATATGGACGTTCAGCCTTCCCGCGGGGCATAGTTGCCCCTTCGCTCGGCAATGCCAGAGCCGCGCCGACCGCCAGAGCGGGCGGATTAAGGACGGCCGGCACACTACCTTTCGCTGCTACGCCGCGATGGGCGAGGCCCGGCACTCTTCAGTGCGCCGGTCACGCTGGCACAACCTGGAGCAGCTGCGGGCGTGCCACTCCTCAGCCGAGATGACGCGGCTCATCCTCGACAGCTTGAGCGTATTCTGCACCGTGCTCCGCGTTCACGACTCCGGGGACTTCTTCTCGTTGGCCTACATGTCGGCGTGGGTCGCCGCCGCCCGCTCGCGGGCGAACACGACCTTCTACTTCTACACGAAGTCGTTGCGTTACTGGCTCGCCCATCGCGATGACATCGGCGACGGGTACCCGAAGGTGTCGCTCCCGTTGACCTGCATCGCGGACCGCGAGTTCTTCTTCACGGTCTGCGCCCAAGGGCGGGTCCACACCAACCTCACGAACCTGAGTCGCGAGCTGCGGCCGTTCGTCCGGCACGCCGGCCGGCCGCTCTGGGCCGCGGACGTGGCAAACAGTCAGCCGTTGCTGATGGCACTGACCCTTCGGGCCGATGCAGCTATAGACCCTGGGCTAGCAGCCTACACCCAATGGCTAGCTGCCCCACACACACCACCACCAAACCCATCCCAAAGCCCTCTCCCTTATGTGGGAACCTATTCAGGTGGTAGTCAGAGTGACCTGGACCGGTTTCTGGAGGTGTGCGTCGAGGGTCAGCTGTACGAGCGGCTCATGGACCGGACCGGGTACGACCGGGCGACGGTCAAAGAGAAGTTCTTCGCGGTCGCGTACGGGAAGCCAGAGCAAGCGGCGACGACCCGGGTTGGTCAGGCGTTCGCGGCCGAGTTCCCGGCCGCTTGGGCGGCGGTCCGCGAGGTGAACGGGCGCGACAACGCAGCGGTCGCCCGCCGGATGCAGGCGGTGGAGAGCTACATCTGCGTGTTGCGGACGTGTGCGCGGCTGATGGCTGAGTTCCCGGACGCCCCAATGTACACGCTGCACGACGGGTTGCCCTCGCAATGTTTGGGCTTCTTGTTTTCAGTAGTTGGTGGACCTTTGTCGGTCGAAGAGCACGTACTATCACAAAGAATTATACAGTTGAGCGATAGCGCGCGCAGATGCGTGGGCAACAAACCAAGCTCGTCGAGGAACAGCGCGTTGAAGCCGAACGTCATCGCAAGGAGACGGAGCGGCAGCAAACCGAACTCGCACGATTGCGGGAGGAGCAGAACCGAACGGAAATCGCCGAGAATCGCAAGGCCGCGGTCCAGACCACTCATGCCGCCCTCGCCGCGATGTGCTCGAAACTCGCCGCAGCGGTAA